The following are encoded together in the Anaerostipes caccae L1-92 genome:
- the rbfA gene encoding 30S ribosome-binding factor RbfA — MRKNSIKNTRINGEVQRELSRIISREIKDPRIAPMTSVVDAVVTSDLKQCKAYISVLGDQKAKEDTLNGLRSAVGYIRRELAHSINLRNTPEITFILDDSIEYGVEMSKKIDELNK; from the coding sequence ATGAGAAAGAACAGCATTAAGAATACTAGAATCAACGGGGAGGTACAGCGGGAACTGAGCCGTATCATCAGTCGGGAAATTAAAGATCCCCGCATCGCTCCTATGACATCTGTTGTGGATGCGGTTGTGACCTCGGACTTAAAACAGTGTAAGGCTTATATCAGTGTCCTTGGAGACCAGAAAGCCAAAGAGGATACCCTTAACGGCCTCAGAAGTGCGGTTGGCTATATCCGCAGGGAGCTGGCACATTCCATTAATCTTAGGAATACCCCGGAAATCACTTTTATTTTGGATGATTCCATTGAATATGGTGTTGAAATGTCAAAAAAAATTGACGAGCTGAACAAATAG
- a CDS encoding DHH family phosphoesterase produces MNEFISSIEAADTIAVTGHIHPDGDCIGSCLGLRQYILDNYPGKSVTVYLESIAPEFLFLSGADSVKQETESKSYDLFFVLDCSSLDRIEPYLSMYERAAKTFCIDHHISSKGIGQEYILKPQASATCEVLYELFETDRISLSCAYCLYTGIVHDTGVFKHSNTTKQTMEYAGDLISKGINTSKVIDETFYQKTFVQNRVMGQALVNSRLYEDGQIILSYLNKDEMQALGADSGDTNGIIDQMRVTKGVEAAVFLYALDKDTYKVSMRSNGRVNVAAISEEFSGGGHVRAAGFSMKAGLEEVTGIVLSKIREQL; encoded by the coding sequence ATGAATGAATTCATATCATCCATCGAAGCCGCAGACACCATTGCAGTCACCGGCCATATCCATCCGGACGGTGACTGCATCGGGAGCTGCCTGGGGCTTCGGCAGTACATTTTGGATAATTATCCCGGGAAATCTGTCACAGTTTACCTTGAGTCCATTGCTCCGGAGTTTCTCTTTCTTTCCGGGGCTGATTCAGTGAAACAGGAGACCGAGTCTAAATCCTATGATTTGTTCTTTGTCCTGGACTGCAGTTCTCTGGACAGAATCGAACCGTATCTGTCCATGTATGAACGCGCGGCAAAGACGTTCTGTATCGACCACCACATCAGCAGCAAAGGAATCGGTCAGGAGTATATTTTAAAACCCCAGGCCAGTGCCACCTGTGAAGTGCTGTATGAATTATTTGAAACGGACCGTATTTCCTTATCCTGTGCCTATTGTCTGTATACCGGCATCGTCCATGACACCGGTGTGTTCAAACATTCCAATACGACGAAACAAACAATGGAATATGCAGGTGATCTGATCTCAAAAGGAATCAACACTTCCAAAGTGATCGATGAAACCTTTTACCAGAAAACTTTTGTTCAAAACCGTGTCATGGGACAGGCTTTAGTAAACAGCAGGCTATATGAAGACGGTCAGATCATCCTTTCTTATCTGAACAAAGATGAAATGCAGGCTCTCGGCGCAGATTCCGGAGACACCAACGGCATCATCGATCAGATGAGAGTGACGAAAGGTGTCGAAGCCGCAGTGTTTCTTTACGCTTTGGATAAAGATACTTATAAGGTCAGCATGCGTTCCAACGGCAGAGTCAATGTGGCTGCAATCTCAGAAGAATTCAGCGGCGGAGGGCATGTCCGTGCTGCCGGCTTCAGTATGAAAGCCGGACTTGAAGAAGTGACCGGCATTGTCCTTTCAAAAATCCGAGAACAATTATAG
- the truB gene encoding tRNA pseudouridine(55) synthase TruB: protein MIHGILNIYKEAGFTSHDVVAKLRGIIKQKKIGHTGTLDPQATGVLPVCLGKATKLCDMLTDTKKEYRAVFRLGLTTDTEDIWGETLRESDISVSEDEVRKTICSFKGSYDQIPPMYSALKVNGKKLYELAREGKVIERKARPVTIYEIKNLEICLPEFSMTVVCSKGTYIRSLGRDIGEKLGCGACMTSLERTAASGFHKKDSHTLDEVEKLVKENRLMEAVIPPDQVFMSLPCQTVKKQYEKILYNGNPLKSECFTSSCGDEQRLRIYDEDGCFIGVYDWKDQKKMYFPDKLFY, encoded by the coding sequence ATGATACACGGTATCTTAAATATTTACAAAGAAGCCGGCTTTACCTCTCATGATGTAGTGGCAAAGCTCCGGGGAATCATAAAACAAAAGAAAATCGGACACACCGGCACCCTGGACCCCCAGGCCACCGGTGTGCTTCCTGTCTGTCTTGGAAAGGCTACCAAGCTGTGCGATATGCTCACGGATACGAAAAAGGAATACAGGGCAGTCTTCCGTCTCGGCCTCACAACTGATACGGAAGATATCTGGGGAGAGACTTTGAGAGAATCAGACATTTCTGTCTCCGAGGACGAGGTGCGAAAAACCATCTGTTCTTTTAAAGGAAGCTATGATCAGATTCCTCCCATGTATTCTGCCTTGAAAGTAAATGGCAAAAAACTGTACGAACTTGCAAGAGAGGGTAAAGTAATTGAGCGAAAAGCAAGACCCGTTACGATCTATGAAATCAAAAATTTAGAGATTTGTCTCCCTGAGTTTTCCATGACCGTTGTCTGCAGCAAAGGCACCTATATACGGAGCCTTGGACGCGACATCGGCGAAAAACTGGGGTGCGGTGCCTGTATGACCAGTTTGGAGCGCACTGCGGCCAGCGGATTTCACAAAAAAGACAGCCATACTCTGGATGAGGTTGAGAAGCTGGTCAAGGAAAATCGGCTTATGGAGGCTGTCATTCCTCCGGATCAGGTGTTTATGAGCCTTCCCTGTCAAACGGTAAAAAAACAATATGAAAAAATCCTCTATAATGGCAACCCCTTAAAATCAGAGTGTTTTACATCCTCCTGCGGCGATGAACAGCGGCTGAGGATTTATGATGAGGATGGCTGTTTTATCGGGGTGTATGATTGGAAAGATCAGAAAAAAATGTACTTTCCGGATAAATTATTTTACTGA
- a CDS encoding bifunctional riboflavin kinase/FAD synthetase: MEYIHQTENFQFHNSAVALGKFDGLHRGHQLIFDQLLEYKKQRYQTVVFSFDRPPVNTLKSENYHMIYSKEEKERLLAKKGMDVLIEHPFTKEFSKLSPRDFVTEVLIKKVGMKILVVGDDCGFGYKRQGNVELLKEMQKEYDFKLIVIPKLELNGGIVSSSRIRSLLREARIEEANSLLSSPFLVYGPVVQGNHMGKDILGVPTANQIPNPEKLLPPNGVYVSRITIKNQVYYGISNIGVKPTIEGKKHMGVETYILDFDKNIYHKPISVELLCFKRPEMKFESLDCLSRQMKEDALFARDWVIEQGLI; this comes from the coding sequence ATGGAATACATACATCAAACGGAGAACTTTCAATTTCATAACTCTGCGGTAGCGCTTGGTAAATTTGACGGACTGCACAGGGGCCATCAGCTTATTTTTGACCAGCTGCTGGAATACAAAAAACAGCGATACCAGACTGTTGTATTTTCTTTTGACCGTCCTCCGGTCAATACCCTGAAATCCGAAAATTATCACATGATCTATTCTAAAGAAGAAAAGGAGCGCTTATTGGCAAAAAAGGGGATGGACGTCTTAATTGAGCATCCTTTTACCAAAGAATTCTCTAAGCTCTCTCCGAGGGATTTCGTGACAGAAGTCCTGATCAAAAAGGTCGGAATGAAAATTCTTGTGGTGGGAGACGACTGCGGCTTCGGATACAAGCGTCAGGGAAATGTAGAACTCTTGAAGGAGATGCAGAAAGAATACGATTTTAAACTGATCGTAATTCCAAAACTTGAATTGAACGGAGGAATTGTCTCAAGCAGCCGCATCCGCAGCCTGCTCAGAGAGGCAAGGATCGAGGAGGCCAACAGCCTGCTCTCATCCCCTTTTTTGGTTTATGGACCCGTCGTGCAGGGCAATCATATGGGAAAAGATATCTTAGGAGTTCCCACTGCCAATCAAATTCCAAATCCTGAAAAGCTGCTTCCCCCTAACGGAGTTTATGTATCCAGGATTACGATCAAAAATCAGGTATATTACGGAATCAGCAATATAGGCGTCAAACCCACGATCGAAGGAAAAAAACATATGGGGGTTGAAACGTATATTTTAGATTTTGATAAGAATATATATCATAAACCAATATCTGTTGAACTTCTTTGTTTTAAACGCCCGGAAATGAAGTTTGAATCCCTTGACTGCCTTTCCAGGCAAATGAAGGAAGACGCGCTATTTGCAAGAGATTGGGTAATAGAACAAGGGCTCATTTAA
- a CDS encoding AAA family ATPase, which yields MATKTIITIERQYGSGGHLIGKKLAEDLGIPFYDGELLKVAAKESGICEEIFESFDEKPTTSFLYSLVMDPYSLGYNANSFDLPLNHKVFLAAFDTIKDIASKGPCIFVGRCADYALEDFDNCLSIFIHAPFEDRIKRIEEVYEIPKAKSKEALLKKDKQRASYYNYYSSNKWGDAKAYDFCINSSLLGIDQTVELIKQVIEEKEK from the coding sequence ATGGCTACAAAAACGATTATTACGATTGAAAGACAGTATGGAAGCGGCGGGCACCTGATCGGGAAAAAGCTTGCCGAAGATCTTGGTATTCCTTTTTATGACGGAGAATTATTAAAAGTCGCAGCAAAGGAGAGCGGAATCTGTGAGGAAATCTTTGAAAGCTTTGATGAGAAACCGACCACAAGCTTTTTATACTCCCTGGTTATGGACCCCTATTCTCTGGGATATAACGCCAATTCCTTTGATCTTCCGCTGAACCACAAAGTATTTCTGGCTGCCTTTGACACCATTAAAGACATTGCCAGCAAAGGTCCCTGCATTTTCGTCGGCAGATGCGCTGATTATGCCCTGGAAGACTTTGATAACTGCCTGAGCATTTTTATCCACGCTCCTTTTGAAGACCGTATCAAACGGATTGAAGAAGTATATGAGATCCCCAAGGCGAAAAGCAAGGAAGCGCTTCTGAAAAAGGATAAGCAGCGGGCTAGCTATTATAACTATTACAGCTCTAATAAGTGGGGCGATGCAAAGGCCTATGACTTCTGTATCAACAGCAGCCTTCTGGGCATTGACCAGACCGTAGAACTGATCAAGCAGGTTATTGAAGAAAAAGAGAAGTAA
- a CDS encoding DNA/RNA non-specific endonuclease, producing MKLRNRISVLLFALFMAFGLTACQDSSKEKQPGSHTAETEVQTASNSSQKNISVNNIPDYSGKMYVELNGSRPDFQSRELKTKSYESYSKLDSLGRCGTAQANIGKDIMPTKKRGAIGMVKPTGWHTVKYSNVDGKYLYNRCHLIGYQLTGENANEKNLITGTRAMNVDGMLPFEDMVADYVKETGNHVLYRVTPVYEEEDLVAKGVQMEAMSVEDRGKDIEFNVFVYNVQPGVSIDYKTGKSKKAQNTETQTAASKKRRHAESGQSHHNESVYICGNSRSKVYHCPGQRDYEKMKTSKYLVKFKSEKEAQAAGYRRAKR from the coding sequence ATGAAATTAAGGAACAGAATTTCTGTCTTACTTTTCGCACTGTTCATGGCCTTTGGCCTGACAGCATGCCAGGACAGTTCGAAAGAAAAACAGCCGGGCAGCCACACAGCGGAAACCGAGGTTCAGACCGCCTCCAATTCCTCACAAAAGAACATATCCGTAAACAATATCCCTGATTATTCGGGAAAGATGTATGTGGAACTCAACGGCAGCCGGCCTGACTTTCAATCCAGGGAATTAAAGACTAAATCTTACGAGTCATACAGCAAACTGGATTCTCTCGGAAGATGCGGCACTGCCCAGGCAAACATAGGAAAAGATATCATGCCCACGAAAAAAAGAGGCGCCATCGGAATGGTCAAACCTACCGGATGGCATACCGTCAAATACAGCAATGTGGACGGAAAATACCTCTATAACCGCTGTCATTTGATCGGCTATCAGCTCACCGGCGAAAATGCAAACGAAAAGAACCTGATTACCGGAACCCGTGCGATGAATGTAGACGGAATGCTGCCATTTGAAGATATGGTAGCCGACTATGTCAAAGAGACCGGAAATCACGTTTTGTACCGGGTCACTCCTGTTTATGAGGAAGAAGACCTGGTCGCAAAAGGCGTTCAGATGGAAGCTATGTCTGTGGAAGACAGAGGAAAGGATATTGAATTTAATGTCTTCGTATATAACGTACAGCCTGGAGTCTCCATTGACTATAAAACAGGGAAAAGCAAAAAAGCACAGAATACAGAGACTCAGACAGCCGCTTCAAAGAAAAGACGACATGCCGAAAGCGGCCAGAGCCATCACAATGAATCCGTCTATATCTGCGGCAACTCAAGATCTAAGGTTTATCACTGCCCAGGACAGAGGGATTATGAAAAAATGAAAACCTCAAAATATCTTGTGAAGTTTAAAAGCGAGAAGGAAGCACAGGCTGCGGGATATCGCAGAGCAAAACGGTAA
- a CDS encoding alpha-hydroxy-acid oxidizing protein, translating to MKYEEILKTARNCMGPYCKACSVCNGRACRNQIPGPGAKGSGDTAIRNYQKWQEIRVNMDTLCENLPADTSLELFGKTFRYPFFAGPAGAVNLHYSEKYTDVTYNEVLVSSCADAGIAAFTGDGTNPEVMCAATEAIRKTGGLGVPTVKPWNLQTIREKFAQVHSCGAFAVAMDVDAAGLPFLKNMTPPAGRKSEQELAEIMKETNLPFIVKGVMTVRGALKAKEAGAKAIVVSNHGGRVLDQCPSTAEVLKEISDAVDGSMKILVDGGIRSGADVFKALALGADGVLICRPFVTAVYGGGSEGVRTYIDKIGSELEDTMVMCGADSLKKITREMIRF from the coding sequence ATGAAATATGAAGAAATTTTGAAGACGGCCAGAAACTGTATGGGACCATACTGCAAGGCCTGTTCAGTATGCAATGGCAGGGCCTGCAGAAATCAGATACCGGGGCCCGGAGCAAAAGGAAGCGGTGATACAGCCATCCGCAATTATCAAAAATGGCAGGAAATTCGTGTCAACATGGATACCCTGTGCGAAAACCTGCCCGCTGATACCAGCCTTGAACTGTTCGGAAAAACTTTTCGCTATCCGTTCTTTGCAGGTCCGGCAGGGGCTGTGAATCTCCATTACAGCGAAAAATACACTGATGTCACATACAATGAAGTATTGGTCTCTTCCTGTGCCGATGCGGGAATTGCAGCTTTTACCGGTGACGGAACCAATCCGGAAGTGATGTGCGCCGCAACAGAAGCAATCAGGAAAACCGGCGGACTGGGTGTCCCTACCGTCAAGCCGTGGAATCTTCAGACGATCCGGGAAAAGTTCGCACAGGTACACAGCTGCGGTGCTTTTGCTGTGGCTATGGATGTGGATGCGGCAGGCCTTCCTTTTCTTAAAAATATGACGCCGCCTGCCGGACGAAAGTCAGAGCAAGAATTAGCTGAAATCATGAAAGAGACCAATCTTCCTTTCATCGTCAAAGGTGTGATGACTGTGAGAGGTGCCTTAAAAGCGAAAGAGGCAGGTGCCAAAGCCATCGTAGTCTCCAATCACGGGGGACGTGTGCTGGATCAGTGTCCTTCTACCGCAGAAGTACTGAAAGAGATTTCGGATGCAGTAGACGGATCCATGAAAATTCTGGTAGACGGCGGAATCCGTTCCGGCGCTGACGTGTTTAAAGCCCTGGCCCTGGGAGCAGACGGTGTTCTCATATGCCGGCCGTTCGTGACTGCCGTATATGGAGGGGGTTCTGAAGGTGTCAGGACCTACATAGATAAAATAGGAAGTGAATTGGAAGACACTATGGTGATGTGCGGTGCAGATTCTTTGAAAAAGATCACAAGGGAAATGATTCGCTTCTAA
- a CDS encoding GntR family transcriptional regulator: MHNKQHFSNLIYEYFFLRIRFQYYECGDTLPSIDTLCDEFSVSSQTVKSALRRLRSEGYISMHNGRPTTVIFRQTGEDLSDFITDYYSKRYKAFADLNETGLLIYIPLIMEGLCRMNDDEISGIFQLSEQPTTDNLLHFYCFVLQKLDNPLIMNLFWETAMFEGFLLAQKNAGISLYSDQTIRDYLKAVAGYAAERNWTETYKVLFTFQKQTFEEVKRYVQKHISPAPDSEQIPFKWRIYREHPQICYSLSVRLLHEMCMGEYSEAEYLPSYEKMSVKYNVSVSTMRRTVYVLHHLGAVQPVNGKGTRICRIREGDGMPDLSIAPIRRNMAFFFQAFEIIMYSCEEALHITFSAISPEEKKQLKEQLRKYLALGCCEISLWRLLLTVAVGSPLQGIREIYGNIYGLFLWGYSLKPSHETEPDNKRMYRMFTEELIQALETDDIDQCAALIKQFVSKQFIFAEKYLIRHGFQQNELRLSSSISFLLSANEG; the protein is encoded by the coding sequence TTGCATAATAAACAACACTTTTCTAATTTAATCTATGAATATTTTTTTCTCCGGATTCGGTTTCAATATTACGAGTGCGGGGATACACTGCCGTCCATTGATACGCTGTGCGATGAGTTCAGTGTATCCTCACAGACTGTTAAATCTGCTCTCAGGCGTCTGCGTTCAGAAGGTTATATTTCAATGCATAACGGCAGACCTACAACCGTGATTTTCCGCCAGACCGGAGAAGATCTTTCAGACTTTATTACGGACTATTATTCAAAACGGTATAAAGCATTTGCTGATCTCAATGAAACGGGATTACTCATTTATATTCCATTAATAATGGAGGGTCTGTGCCGGATGAACGACGACGAGATTTCCGGTATCTTTCAGTTGTCTGAACAGCCAACAACCGACAATTTACTGCATTTCTATTGTTTTGTTCTCCAGAAGTTAGATAATCCGCTGATCATGAACCTTTTTTGGGAGACAGCAATGTTTGAAGGATTTCTGCTGGCTCAGAAAAATGCCGGCATCAGCCTATACAGTGATCAGACAATCAGAGATTATTTGAAAGCCGTGGCGGGATATGCGGCGGAGCGGAACTGGACTGAAACATATAAGGTACTTTTCACCTTCCAAAAACAGACTTTTGAGGAGGTAAAGAGATATGTACAAAAACATATTTCTCCTGCGCCTGATTCAGAACAGATTCCATTTAAGTGGAGGATCTACAGAGAGCATCCTCAGATCTGCTACAGTCTCTCAGTGCGTCTTCTTCATGAGATGTGTATGGGTGAATACAGCGAAGCTGAATATCTCCCATCCTACGAAAAGATGTCAGTCAAGTACAATGTATCGGTCAGCACCATGCGCAGGACCGTATATGTGCTTCATCATCTGGGTGCTGTTCAGCCGGTAAACGGGAAGGGTACCCGTATTTGCAGGATCAGGGAAGGCGATGGGATGCCGGATCTTTCCATTGCTCCGATCCGGCGCAACATGGCTTTCTTCTTTCAGGCATTTGAAATTATTATGTACTCCTGTGAGGAAGCTCTGCATATCACTTTCTCGGCAATAAGCCCGGAAGAAAAAAAACAGCTGAAGGAACAGCTGAGAAAATATTTGGCATTGGGCTGCTGTGAAATTTCTCTCTGGCGACTTCTGCTGACAGTTGCGGTGGGCAGTCCTCTTCAGGGAATCAGAGAGATCTATGGAAACATTTATGGACTGTTTCTGTGGGGCTATTCTTTGAAACCATCCCATGAGACGGAACCGGATAACAAGCGGATGTACAGGATGTTTACGGAAGAACTGATACAAGCACTGGAGACAGACGATATTGACCAGTGTGCTGCCCTTATAAAGCAATTTGTCTCTAAGCAGTTTATATTTGCTGAAAAGTATCTGATCAGACATGGCTTTCAGCAGAATGAACTGAGGCTGTCATCATCGATCAGCTTTCTTCTTTCTGCAAACGAAGGGTAA
- a CDS encoding PAS domain-containing hybrid sensor histidine kinase/response regulator, with product MEEHEKECTVPDNYEMSAGYEYDTLMRLLGVSVSKHLLDDRFTLIWANDFYYELIGWPKDEYEAAFHNRPDLYYQYHDSQKEWEELSETVLNAVSSGQNGYHMVSRIRRKDGNYVWVQFSAQFSDEYINGHQVAYSVLTNIDDLIRAQKEQSVTYENIPGFVAKYRIDQEFNFQALEGNDRFMEYFGNDAVGSGSSLSQRNIHSNMDTLLEQKDRILEGKPLHFLMNVKSLKEQTLWLQVNASCIEWQDGCPVYLAVFTDITDVTELREIQRKLTEQAAALKDALTVAEQANKAKTEFLSRMSHEIRTPMNAIIGMTTIAAAYIDDRQRVSDCLEKIGYSSKHLMTLINDILDMSKISEGKMKIAHEPFQLETVVESVSSIVYPQASDKGLVFTVPLADLTDTSLVGDSLRLNQILLNLLSNALKFTPEGGSIRMEIRQIKKNSDTVCLRFTVSDTGIGMADEFISNLFHPFEQEDASTSQKYGGTGLGMSITKNLVTLMGGTISVKSKPGKGTTFTVELEFDKPADQRSVIPKKQHMIESLKVLIADDDRDSCIHTSLLLKNMGIISDWVLSGNDCVRKVQDAHNREQDYDVCLIDWKLPDINGIEVTKRVRNIAGPDTTIIIITAYDWMSIEESALNTGADSFLAKPVFASSLYNSLLSVTGIGKTVRTPGEMTQHPELAGCRVLLAEDNELNREIAVELLRMAGITADCAKNGEEAVKKFLENGEAYDLILMDVQMPVMDGYQATEIIRNSGQKHGKTIPIIAMTANAFREDVMKSDEAGMNRHLAKPIDPELLYQTLAEEAAKKRHS from the coding sequence ATGGAAGAACATGAAAAAGAATGCACTGTGCCGGACAATTATGAAATGTCTGCCGGTTATGAATATGATACGTTAATGCGTCTGCTGGGCGTCAGTGTAAGTAAGCATCTGCTGGATGACCGCTTTACTCTGATCTGGGCAAATGATTTTTATTATGAACTGATCGGATGGCCTAAAGATGAGTATGAAGCGGCATTCCACAACCGTCCCGATCTGTATTACCAATACCATGACAGCCAAAAAGAATGGGAAGAACTTTCTGAAACCGTGTTAAATGCAGTCAGTTCCGGACAAAACGGATATCATATGGTTTCCCGGATCAGGCGGAAAGACGGAAATTATGTCTGGGTGCAATTTTCGGCTCAGTTTTCTGATGAGTATATTAATGGACATCAGGTAGCATATTCAGTTCTCACAAATATTGATGATTTAATCAGAGCACAAAAGGAACAATCCGTTACCTATGAAAATATTCCGGGATTTGTGGCAAAGTACCGGATTGATCAGGAATTTAATTTCCAGGCGCTGGAGGGAAACGACCGCTTCATGGAGTATTTCGGAAATGATGCGGTGGGCAGCGGCAGCAGCCTGAGTCAGAGGAATATACACAGCAATATGGATACACTGCTTGAGCAAAAAGACAGGATACTGGAGGGAAAACCGCTGCATTTTCTGATGAATGTAAAAAGCCTTAAAGAACAAACCTTATGGCTTCAAGTGAATGCTTCATGCATAGAATGGCAGGACGGATGTCCCGTTTATCTGGCAGTTTTTACTGATATTACGGACGTAACGGAACTTCGGGAGATTCAGAGAAAACTGACGGAACAGGCCGCGGCATTAAAAGATGCCCTGACCGTTGCCGAACAGGCCAACAAGGCAAAAACGGAATTTCTATCTAGAATGAGCCACGAAATCCGCACTCCCATGAATGCGATTATTGGTATGACAACCATCGCAGCAGCATACATAGATGATCGTCAGCGTGTCTCAGACTGCCTTGAAAAGATCGGCTACTCCTCCAAACATCTGATGACGCTGATCAATGATATATTGGATATGTCTAAAATTTCAGAAGGAAAAATGAAGATTGCTCATGAACCGTTTCAGCTTGAAACTGTGGTGGAGTCTGTATCTTCCATTGTATATCCCCAGGCTTCTGACAAAGGTCTTGTCTTTACAGTACCGCTGGCAGATCTGACGGATACATCCTTGGTAGGAGATTCCCTTCGGCTGAACCAGATTCTTTTAAATCTTTTATCCAATGCACTGAAGTTTACTCCTGAGGGCGGAAGTATCCGGATGGAAATCCGGCAGATCAAAAAAAATTCCGATACTGTCTGCCTGCGTTTTACTGTCAGTGATACCGGCATCGGAATGGCTGATGAATTTATATCAAACTTATTTCATCCTTTTGAGCAGGAAGACGCTTCAACGAGTCAGAAGTACGGAGGCACCGGACTTGGCATGTCCATCACCAAAAATCTCGTAACACTGATGGGCGGAACAATCTCTGTCAAAAGCAAGCCCGGAAAAGGAACAACATTCACAGTGGAACTTGAGTTTGATAAGCCGGCAGACCAGAGATCCGTAATTCCAAAAAAACAGCATATGATAGAATCGCTGAAGGTACTCATAGCAGATGATGACCGGGACAGCTGCATCCATACATCTCTATTGCTGAAAAATATGGGGATTATATCAGACTGGGTGCTGAGCGGAAACGACTGTGTGAGAAAGGTTCAGGATGCACACAACAGAGAGCAGGACTACGACGTCTGTCTGATCGATTGGAAATTGCCGGATATCAACGGTATAGAGGTGACAAAACGTGTGAGAAATATCGCAGGCCCTGATACAACAATCATCATTATAACTGCGTATGACTGGATGTCCATTGAAGAAAGTGCGCTTAATACAGGAGCAGACTCTTTTCTGGCAAAACCTGTTTTTGCGTCTTCCTTATATAATTCTCTTCTCTCTGTAACGGGCATCGGGAAAACGGTGCGCACGCCGGGTGAAATGACACAGCACCCTGAATTAGCCGGATGCCGGGTCCTGCTTGCAGAGGATAATGAACTCAACCGTGAGATTGCAGTAGAACTCCTTCGTATGGCAGGTATCACGGCAGACTGTGCAAAAAACGGGGAAGAAGCAGTAAAAAAATTCTTAGAAAACGGGGAAGCCTATGACCTTATCCTGATGGATGTACAGATGCCGGTCATGGATGGCTATCAGGCCACAGAGATCATACGGAATTCCGGCCAAAAGCACGGAAAAACCATCCCTATCATTGCTATGACTGCCAATGCATTCCGCGAGGACGTCATGAAGTCAGATGAGGCCGGTATGAACAGACACCTTGCTAAGCCCATCGATCCTGAACTTCTCTATCAGACTCTGGCAGAAGAAGCAGCAAAAAAGAGGCATTCCTGA
- a CDS encoding tyrosine-type recombinase/integrase has protein sequence MKPQSYYDELSMQQTLKLRELIRTLPPFAKEFFRAIDTTTQVRTRIAYAYDLRVFFHFLMDENPVYKNYTVIDFKPADLDRIESVDLEEYMEYLKTYVSDDKRMQNTERGIFRKMSSLRTFYAYYYKRQLIKTNPTLLVDMPRIHEKEIIRLEADEVASLLDFIEKGGDNLTGQKRMYYEKTKERDLAIITLLLGTGIRVSELVGLDMNDVDFKNNGLHLIRKGRKEMTVYFGDEVSDALLQYIEGSRSKIIPREGHENALFYSMQRKRIGVQAVQNLVKKYARQVTPLKKITPHKLRSTYGTALYEETDDIYLVAEVLGHNDVNTTRKHYSAMSDTKRRQAAKKVTLREK, from the coding sequence ATGAAACCTCAATCTTACTATGATGAACTGAGCATGCAGCAGACATTGAAATTAAGAGAATTGATCCGGACTCTGCCGCCTTTTGCAAAAGAATTTTTCCGCGCCATAGATACGACGACTCAGGTGCGCACACGGATCGCATATGCATATGACTTAAGAGTCTTTTTTCATTTTTTAATGGATGAGAATCCGGTGTATAAGAATTATACTGTTATAGATTTTAAACCGGCGGATCTTGACCGGATTGAGTCTGTAGACCTGGAAGAATATATGGAATATTTAAAGACTTATGTCTCCGATGATAAACGGATGCAGAACACAGAAAGGGGAATCTTCCGCAAGATGTCTTCCCTGCGGACATTTTATGCATACTATTATAAGCGTCAGCTCATAAAAACTAATCCGACTCTGCTCGTCGATATGCCGAGGATTCATGAAAAAGAGATCATTCGGCTGGAAGCCGATGAAGTCGCCTCACTGCTGGATTTTATCGAGAAGGGCGGAGATAATTTAACCGGACAGAAACGAATGTATTATGAGAAAACTAAAGAGAGGGATCTGGCCATCATTACTCTTCTTTTAGGCACAGGGATCCGTGTGTCGGAACTGGTGGGCCTTGATATGAATGACGTGGATTTTAAAAATAATGGTCTTCACCTGATCCGGAAAGGCCGGAAAGAAATGACGGTCTATTTCGGTGATGAGGTATCCGATGCCCTGCTCCAGTACATAGAAGGTTCCAGGAGCAAAATCATCCCGCGGGAAGGACATGAGAATGCCCTCTTTTATTCCATGCAGAGAAAACGAATCGGAGTTCAGGCAGTTCAGAATCTGGTGAAGAAATATGCCAGACAAGTAACTCCGCTGAAAAAAATTACTCCGCATAAGCTGCGGAGTACTTATGGAACTGCTCTTTACGAGGAGACAGATGATATTTATCTGGTTGCGGAAGTTCTGGGCCATAACGATGTAAATACAACGAGAAAACACTATTCTGCCATGTCTGATACAAAGCGGAGACAGGCAGCAAAAAAAGTGACTCTCAGAGAGAAATAA